From a region of the Spelaeicoccus albus genome:
- the galE gene encoding UDP-glucose 4-epimerase GalE: MTVLLTGGAGYIGAHVARLLKERDFDVVVVDDLTTGDSERIAGTDVVSFDLSADAAANDLSQIMKSRDITSVVHVAGKKQVGESVNNPTWYYRQNVHSMTNLLTAMQVNCVERLVFSSSAAVYGMPDVEEVDERVECSPINPYGQSKLVCEWMSRNAALAWGLRVANLRYFNVAGSGWSELKDPSALNLIPIVLKSLVEHRQPVVFGSNYPTPDGTCIRDYVHVLDLAAAHIDALEYLDRPDRSYDTFNVGTGTGASVYEVVNTISSHVGRKIQPVVDGRRAGDPARLIANVARIQNELGWKASYGLSEIISSAI, encoded by the coding sequence ATGACCGTTTTGTTAACCGGCGGTGCCGGCTATATTGGCGCGCACGTTGCGAGGCTACTGAAAGAGCGAGATTTCGACGTCGTGGTTGTTGACGACCTCACTACCGGTGACAGCGAGCGAATTGCGGGCACGGATGTCGTGAGCTTTGACTTGAGCGCCGATGCGGCCGCTAACGACTTGTCGCAGATCATGAAGAGCCGTGATATAACGTCAGTTGTTCACGTCGCGGGAAAAAAGCAGGTGGGTGAATCGGTCAACAATCCGACCTGGTATTACCGTCAAAATGTGCATTCCATGACCAACCTGCTCACGGCAATGCAAGTCAATTGTGTTGAGCGCCTCGTATTCTCCTCCTCCGCTGCCGTATACGGCATGCCTGATGTCGAGGAAGTTGATGAACGGGTGGAATGCAGCCCCATCAACCCGTACGGACAGTCGAAGCTAGTTTGCGAGTGGATGTCGCGGAATGCCGCGCTGGCGTGGGGCTTGCGCGTTGCCAATCTGCGGTATTTCAACGTTGCCGGAAGCGGCTGGTCGGAGTTGAAAGATCCATCAGCCCTGAACCTGATCCCAATCGTCTTGAAAAGTCTGGTGGAGCACCGGCAACCGGTCGTTTTCGGCTCGAACTATCCGACGCCGGATGGAACGTGCATTCGAGATTATGTGCACGTCCTTGACCTCGCGGCCGCGCACATCGATGCTCTGGAATACCTCGATCGGCCCGATCGCTCATACGACACTTTCAATGTTGGCACCGGAACAGGGGCATCGGTATATGAGGTGGTCAACACGATCAGTTCGCACGTAGGCCGGAAAATTCAGCCTGTCGTCGACGGACGACGCGCGGGCGATCCTGCGAGATTGATCGCGAACGTCGCGCGTATCCAAAACGAGCTGGGCTGGAAGGCCTCGTACGGCTTGAGCGAGATCATCTCGTCCGCTATCTAA